GCTCAACATCTCCTCCGGAGAGCATGCTGAACGAGAATCTCTCGCTCCGTCTCCATGATCAAAGTAGCTATCTGCGATGCTCACCCTGTCTTGCGTAACGGCGTGCGCATCGCACTTGCAAACGCCGGTGGTTTTGAGGTCGTCGGCGAAGCCGGCGACGGCGAAAGTACGCTCGCACTCGCGCGCGCGACAAACGCGCATGTGCTTACGTTAGGTCTCGTGATGCCCGGCACCCACGGCATCGAGCTCATCAAACTGATAAAGATCGGTAACCCGTCTCTGCGCGTCTTCGTCCTGACGATGTATTCGGAGGAGACGTTCGCTGTCCAGGCATGCAGGGCCGGGGCTTCCGGCTTCGTGACGAAATCGGACTCCAACTCGGAATTGATCGCCGCGATCAGAAAGGTCGCGCTTGGTGGCGTCTACGTGAGCGCCGCGGTAGCAGAACGGCTCGCGTTGAGTGTGCATGAACAAGACCGCGCGCTACCTCATCAGCGCCTGTCTGGCCGCGAATTCGACGTGATGTGCCGCCTCGCGTCCGGTCAGCCGGTACGAGATATCGCGAGAACGCTGTATGTAAGCGCAAAGACCGTCAGTACGTACCGGACGCACATCTGCGAGAAGATGGGGGTTCCTCATGACGCTGCGCTGGTGCGCTATGCGATACGCCACAAACTCATCGAAGATTTCGAACCAGGCTGACCTGTCAGACGTACCTGGCCTGCTGACCACTCCACGCATTTGAGGAACAACCATGAATGCCGAAACTGTAACGAATCTCCTGGCGGAATTCGATGATCTCGCCTCCAAAAGCGAAAACCAGGATGTTCAATCTCTCATCAGAGCAATGAAACTGCACGCGCAATTAATGAATGTCCACCTTGCGAAACTTGAAGCGCTGTTCGATCGGAACAGTCGTTCAACGTCGAGCCTCGAGAAATCCTGATCCGCAGTTTTCGAGAGCGCGGCCCCGGTGCCGGTTCATGGCCGCGGTGGGAAAGCAATTTATCCATTCACGGTAAGCTCGGACCGGAGGAGCCGTGACGAAGCGGCTTGCGGCTGTTGTCTTGTCAATCGGCATCAATGTTTGATCGGAGCGGGCGGCGCCATGAATTTTCTCGACGGTAAGCTCGGGCTGAGCGCAATCGCCCCGGTTTTCGCCTGGTTTCGGCGTTCGTCATCGCCCGCTTCGGAAGGCTCTGCTACCAGCGAGGCAACCCTTGGCGAGATCGCGCACCTCTCGACGGAAGCCGCCTTGCTGCGTTTGAAGAGTGTGGCGGAAGGGCTCGCCTCCGACGAAGTGGCGCAGCGGCTGCGAGTCGTCGGCCCCAACCTGGTGGCGCACGCGAACCGCCATACCATTCTCGGCGAACTTGCCTCTCGGTCGATCAATCCGTTGAATCTGCTTCTCCTGTCGCTGGCGGGGGCATCGTATTTCCTCGGCGACCAGCGTGCCGCGGCCATGATTGCCGTGATGGTGCTCCTCAGCGTCTCACTCGGCTTTCTCCAGGAGCACCGCTCCAACACAGCGGCCGATGCGTTGCGCCGGATGGTGCTGACCACCGCAACCGTCCGCCGGCGCGGCAACGGCGCCGCGGTAGACCAGCTCGACGTGCCGATCGAGCAGATCGTTCCGGGCGATATCGTCATTCTGTCGGCCGGCGACATGATTCCAGCCGACCTGAGGCTGATCTCGGCGAAGGATCTATTTGTCAATCAGGCCGCACTGACCGGCGAAGCGATGCCGCTCGAAAAAATCCCCGAGCCCAATGTCAGTGCCACCGAGACCCACTTCGATTTGCCGAACATCTGTTTCATGGGCAGCGCGGTGGTCAGCGGCATAGGGTGCGGCGTCGTGGCGCTGACCGGTTCCCGGACCGCGTTCGGTCACGTCGCCGACACTATCGCTGCACGCCGTGTGTTGACGAGCTTCGACAAGGGCATCTCGCGCTTCACGTGGCTGATGCTGAGCTTCATCGTCGTCATGGTGCCGCTCGTTTTCGTGATCAATGGCCTCACCAAGGGCAATTGGTTCGAGGCCCTTCTCTTCGCAGTTGCGGTGGCGGTCGGACTGACGCCCGAGATGCTGCCGATGATCGTGACGGTCAATCTCGCCAAGGGGGCCATCGCGATGTCGCGCAAGAAGGTCATCGTGAAGCGCCTGAACGCGATTCAGAATTTCGGGGCGATGGATGTGCTGTGTACCGACAAGACCGGCACCCTGACGCAAGATCGCATCATCCTGAAGCGTCATCTCGACATACACGGAGACGAGTCGGATCAAGTGCTCGAATATGCGTATCTGAACAGCTTCTATCAGTCCGGGCTCAAGAACCTGCTCGACGTTGCCGTGCTGAAGCACGCGGAGCTGGTGGAGCGGCTCGAGGTGCATGGGCGGTTCAGCAAGATCGACGAGATGCCTTTCGATTTCGAACGGCGCCGGATGTCCGTCGTGCTTGCCCGATCAGATGGCGCGCATATCATGATCTGTAAAGGGGCTGTAGAAGAGATCTTCTCGGTCTGCACACGCTATGCGGCCGATGGCGATACGGGCGTCCTCGATGCGAGTCATTTTGCGTCGGCGCAGGACACGACCGCTGCGCTCAACGCTGATGGATTTCGCGTCGTCGCCGTCGCGTACAAGGAGATGCCGCCGGCGCAGGTTGCGTATTCCGCTCGCGACGAAACCGAGTTGACGCTACTCGGCTATATCGCCTTCCTCGATCCACCCAAGGACACCGCCGCTGCGGCCATCGCCGCTCTGCAGGCGCGCGGCGTACAGGTGAAGATTCTCACCGGCGATAACGACATCGTTACCCGCAAGATCTGCCATGAAGTCGGCCTCGAGGTGGATCGCATCGTTCTCGGAAAAGAAGCCCAGCTGCTCGCGCCTGCGCAACTGGCGGATCTCGCGGAGACCGCGTCTGTCTTCGCCAAGGTCTCGCCATCCCAGAAGGCCGCCATCATCGATGCGCTGCATCAGAAGGGGCATGTGGTCGGTTTTCTGGGGGACGGCATCAATGATGGTCCGGCACTCAAGTCCGCGGACGTCGGCATTTCGGTCGACAGCGCAGTCGATATCGCGAAGGAGACCGCCGATATCATCTTGCTGGAGAAAAGCCTGGCTGTATTGGGCGAAGGCGTGCTAGAGGGGCGCAAGGTGTTCGGCAACATCACGAAGTACATCAAGATGGGTGCGAGCTCCAACTTCGGCAACATGTTCAGCGTGCTCGGCGCCAGTGTCATTCTGCCGTTCCTGCCAATGGCGCCGATCCAGGTGCTCACGAACAATCTGCTCTACGATTTCTCGCAGACCACGATCCCGACCGATCACGTTGATTCGGAGTATCTGGCCGTGCCGCGCCGGTGGGACATCGGCAACATCACGAAATTCGTCCTGATGATCGGGCCGATCAGCTCCATATTCGACTACGTCACGTATTTCATGATGCTTTATGTCTTCCACGCGTGGGACAAGCCGGCACTGTTTCAGACCGGCTGGTTTGTCGAATCGTTGCTGACCCAGACGCTCATCATCCATATCATCCGCACCGCCAAGGTGCCGTTCTTCGAGAGTCGGGCAAGCGTGCCGCTGATCACGACCAGTCTCGCCATCGCGGCGACCGGAATCGTCATACCGTTCACGTGGCTGGGAACGTTCCTCGGCTTCGTTCCATTGCCGCCGCAGTACTGGATCGCGCTGTTCCTTATCCTGATGAGCTATGCCGTGCTGACGCATCTGATGAAGACATGGTTCGTGCGCCGATTCGGACTGGATTGAATGGATGTGCATCTTTGGTCTGGTGTCAGGCCGATCGTCGTGCCGGATGCGCAATCGCGCATCCGTCGCCTCGTTCCGCTTGATCGCGTAGAGGTGTTCGAGGACCGGATCCGTCCAGGCGGGAGGGGCAGCAGTGCGATGCCTGTCGCACCCGACCTTATCCGGCGACATGGACTTCATGAAATGACGATGGCCGCCACGTTGGTGAGTGCCGCCGGTGCTGCTCAGGCTGGGTCAGCCGCGGAACTGGAAGGGCACGCTCGGCACGGCAAGCCGTGGCCCGGAGCCACGGCTTGCCGTGCTTGCGACTGCACTGGCCCGGTCGATCGGCCTGCAGAATCAGGCGAAGAAGCGCGACAGCGCGTGATGGAGCCGGGCGCGCGCCGCGAGTCGAGCGCGGATGCGACTCGCGGGCGGTGCGTGCATGCGCATGACGGCATGGCGGCACGCGCAAAAGGCCGTGAGCCGCGCGCCGGCGGCTGGCGATCGATGCGCGGCTGCTGGTGCCGATTTCGAGACGCGCGCAATGCGCGATGGACGGGATGCCATACGGGCGATGCGGCGATGCACGGACATCCGGCGCGGTCCGACGCCGAGCGCTTTCGCGCGAGACGCGCAGCATGCCGCGGAGTTCGACGGACGAGCGGCGACGCCCCGCGTCGCCGCTTTTTCATTGCGCGGCCAGTTGCTTGCGCAGCGCGTCGACGAACGCCGGATCCGTCTCGCCGAGCGTGTTCGTGTGCGCGACGATGCGTCCGTCGGCGTCGAGCAGCACGATCGTGCTCGAATGATTGAACTCGCCGCTCGCGAGCTTCCGGTACTGGATGCCGAGCAGCGCGGCGACGGCGCGCGTGCTGTCGCGGTCGGTCCGCGCAAGCCGCCAGCGCGCGTCGAGGCCGTGCGCGTTCGCGGTCTTGCGCAGCACCGCGACCGAATCGCGATCGGGATCGATCGTCACCGCGACCACCTTGATCCGCTTTCGCGCCGCCTCGCCGCCCGCGTCGAGCGTGAGACCGATCGTCTCGAACAGCATCGGGCAGACCATCTTGCACGACGTATAGAACATGCTGACGAGCGTTGGCGCGCCGCGCAAATCGGCCAGGCGGAACGTCTTGCCATCCTGATCGGCCAGCGTCGCCTTGGCCTGGTAGATCGAATCGGTCGCCGTCGCGGCCGTCGCTGCGGCGGTTGCGGGCAGGCCCGCGCCTTCAGCGGTCGTCGCGACGCACGCGGCGGCGATCAGCGCGAGCGCGCCGCGCCGGGTGAGATGTCCAAGCTTCATCGTCAATCTCCTGAAATCGAACGGGCGCAGCGAAAGCCGAGGCTTCCGGTCGAATCCGCGCCGGTGAGGGAAGACAGCAGCGCGACGCGCATCAGCACCGCGTAGCTGTCGCGCCGCACGATGCTGATCGCGCCGGCGCCGCAAAACCGTTGCTGGTCCGGGTCGCCTTGCGTGCGGCTGTCGCCGCTGATGAAGAGCGCGTTGAAATCGTCGACCCATTCCCAGATCAGCCCATGCAGGTTGCGCACGCCGTAGACGTTCGGCGCGCCGCCGACGGGCGGCAGCACGCGCGCGGCCGGCTGCTCGTACCACGACAGGATCTGCCTGCGCCACAGCGGATCGTTGCGCGCGTCGGTGCGCGTCGCGTCGGCGGCCGCCGCGTATTCCCATTCGAGCCACGTCGGCAGCCGCGCGCCTTCGCTCGCGCAATACGCGCGCGCGGCGAACCAGCTGACGCCCGTGACGGGCGCGTCGGGCGGCGTCTGCCGCGCGGGATGCAGCGGGTCGGCCCAATCGGCGAGATACGCGGGACCGGCGAACACGCGCGCGACGCGATCGCGCCGCCATTCGGGATGCGCGCTCACGAACGCGGCGAACGCGCGGACCGTCACGGGCGCGTCCTGCAGCTCGAACGCGTCGATGTGCGCGGGTGTCGAGCGGCCCGGCACGTCCTGCGGCAGCGCGCTCTCGAAGTCGCCGCCCGGCAGCCGCACGAAGCGCGCGGCATGCGCGCCCGTCGCGGCGAATGCAAGCGTCAGTGCGATCGCCGCGATGCGGGCGAATCGAACCGCGCGTGACGATGTCGACGAAGCGCGCATGGCCGTTGCTCCCTGGCGACGGTGGGGCGTGTCAGTGCGAAGCCTCGGCGACCGCGGGCGTCTTCGTGCGGACCTTCGCGACTTCTTCCACGCCGACCCGGCCGCCCGGATTGCCCCAGCTGTTCAGCACGTAGGTCAGCACGTTCGCGACTTCGTCGTCGGTCAGCTGCGCCATCGGCGGCATCGCCGAGTCGTAGTCGTGGCCGTTGACGGTCACCTTGCCGTTCAGCCCGTGCAGCAGAATGCTGATCGCGCGCTTCGGATTCGCGGCGAGGAAGTCGGAGCCGGCAAGCGGCGGGAACACGCCCGGCAGGCCGGCGCCGCCGCTCTGGTGGCATACCGCGCAGGTGCTCGCGAACACCGCGCCGCCCGCTTTCACTTGTCCTTGCAGCGACAGCGGAGCGGCGGGCGTCGTCGCACTCGTCTTGAC
This genomic stretch from Burkholderia oklahomensis C6786 harbors:
- a CDS encoding SCO family protein, encoding MKLGHLTRRGALALIAAACVATTAEGAGLPATAAATAATATDSIYQAKATLADQDGKTFRLADLRGAPTLVSMFYTSCKMVCPMLFETIGLTLDAGGEAARKRIKVVAVTIDPDRDSVAVLRKTANAHGLDARWRLARTDRDSTRAVAALLGIQYRKLASGEFNHSSTIVLLDADGRIVAHTNTLGETDPAFVDALRKQLAAQ
- a CDS encoding response regulator, with the translated sequence MIKVAICDAHPVLRNGVRIALANAGGFEVVGEAGDGESTLALARATNAHVLTLGLVMPGTHGIELIKLIKIGNPSLRVFVLTMYSEETFAVQACRAGASGFVTKSDSNSELIAAIRKVALGGVYVSAAVAERLALSVHEQDRALPHQRLSGREFDVMCRLASGQPVRDIARTLYVSAKTVSTYRTHICEKMGVPHDAALVRYAIRHKLIEDFEPG
- the mgtA gene encoding magnesium-translocating P-type ATPase encodes the protein MNFLDGKLGLSAIAPVFAWFRRSSSPASEGSATSEATLGEIAHLSTEAALLRLKSVAEGLASDEVAQRLRVVGPNLVAHANRHTILGELASRSINPLNLLLLSLAGASYFLGDQRAAAMIAVMVLLSVSLGFLQEHRSNTAADALRRMVLTTATVRRRGNGAAVDQLDVPIEQIVPGDIVILSAGDMIPADLRLISAKDLFVNQAALTGEAMPLEKIPEPNVSATETHFDLPNICFMGSAVVSGIGCGVVALTGSRTAFGHVADTIAARRVLTSFDKGISRFTWLMLSFIVVMVPLVFVINGLTKGNWFEALLFAVAVAVGLTPEMLPMIVTVNLAKGAIAMSRKKVIVKRLNAIQNFGAMDVLCTDKTGTLTQDRIILKRHLDIHGDESDQVLEYAYLNSFYQSGLKNLLDVAVLKHAELVERLEVHGRFSKIDEMPFDFERRRMSVVLARSDGAHIMICKGAVEEIFSVCTRYAADGDTGVLDASHFASAQDTTAALNADGFRVVAVAYKEMPPAQVAYSARDETELTLLGYIAFLDPPKDTAAAAIAALQARGVQVKILTGDNDIVTRKICHEVGLEVDRIVLGKEAQLLAPAQLADLAETASVFAKVSPSQKAAIIDALHQKGHVVGFLGDGINDGPALKSADVGISVDSAVDIAKETADIILLEKSLAVLGEGVLEGRKVFGNITKYIKMGASSNFGNMFSVLGASVILPFLPMAPIQVLTNNLLYDFSQTTIPTDHVDSEYLAVPRRWDIGNITKFVLMIGPISSIFDYVTYFMMLYVFHAWDKPALFQTGWFVESLLTQTLIIHIIRTAKVPFFESRASVPLITTSLAIAATGIVIPFTWLGTFLGFVPLPPQYWIALFLILMSYAVLTHLMKTWFVRRFGLD
- a CDS encoding formylglycine-generating enzyme family protein, which codes for MRASSTSSRAVRFARIAAIALTLAFAATGAHAARFVRLPGGDFESALPQDVPGRSTPAHIDAFELQDAPVTVRAFAAFVSAHPEWRRDRVARVFAGPAYLADWADPLHPARQTPPDAPVTGVSWFAARAYCASEGARLPTWLEWEYAAAADATRTDARNDPLWRRQILSWYEQPAARVLPPVGGAPNVYGVRNLHGLIWEWVDDFNALFISGDSRTQGDPDQQRFCGAGAISIVRRDSYAVLMRVALLSSLTGADSTGSLGFRCARSISGD